From Pempheris klunzingeri isolate RE-2024b chromosome 18, fPemKlu1.hap1, whole genome shotgun sequence, a single genomic window includes:
- the clu gene encoding clusterin — protein sequence MLMMMMMMRKKGSKSLAVMALLLASVNCILTPSKEDLAQISVQGEQYLDKQIENAVNGVKEMKSVMQKSSEDHKKFLDVLEKTKEQKEEAMRSAQEMEAKLEQEEEVCNETMKALWEECKPCLKNTCIKYYSRTCSSGSGLVGRQLEEVLNRTSPFSIWINGEKLDFLEQEGQRQNKEFNNLEEKYTEMADGVDSIFTDSMKVADHVHYTPPVFFLPNFLGPYTRRSRSIRSLFHDPFHGFQGLFSPMMGMGRNFFSSMGSMMDIDADTAPNEDGSMNEDVVISKPFGNGRMTCREIRRNSAGCLKFREECQKCKEIQHIDCSGKRPLEGPLKAELEEALAMAERFTQQYDSLLKSFQEQMFNTSSILDLLNRQFGWVSSLANETNTKDIFRVQTVICRDTDKKPGEEEEEKEEEEAKQPGETNVTVQLFDSPPMNFTVPGDIPWTDPKFSEVVAQEALDRYKETSVVVK from the exons atgttaatgatgatgatgatgatgagaaagaAGGGGTCAAAGTCTCTGGCTGTGATGGCTCTTCTTCTGGCCTCGGTCAACTGCATCCTTACTCCATCAAAGGAAGATCTTGCCC AGATCTCTGTCCAGGGAGAGCAGTATCTGGACAAACAGATTGAAAATGCCGTTAATGGCGTGAAGGAGATGAAGAGTGTGATGCAGAAATCTTCAGAGGACCACAAGAAGTTTTTGGATGTCCTGGAGAAGACCAAGGAGCAGAAAGAG gaaGCGATGCGTTCGGCTCAGGAGATGGAGGCCAAGCttgagcaggaggaggaggtctgcaATGAGACCATGAAGGCTCTGTGGGAGGAGTGTAAGCCTTGTCTGAAGAACACCTGCATTAAATACTACTCCCGAACATGCAGCAGTGGATCTGGACTGGTGGGACGCCAG ctggaggaggtgctAAACAGAACGTCTCCCTTCTCCATCTGGATCAATGGAGAGAAGCTGGACTTCCTGGAGCAGGAGGGCCAACGACAGAACAAAGAATTCAACAACCTGGAGGAAAAATACACGGAGATGGCCGATGGTGTGGACAGCATATTTACTGACAGTATGAAG gtGGCTGATCATGTGCACTACACCCCTCCAGTGTTCTTTCTTCCCAATTTCCTGGGACCGTACACTCGCCGGAGCAGGAGCATCCGCTCTCTATTCCATGATCCATTCCACGGCTTCCAGGGCTTGTTCTCCCCTATGATGGGCATGGGCAGGAACTTCTTCAGCTCTATGGGCTCCATGATGGACATAGATGCAGACACGGCTCCGAATGAAG ACGGCAGCATGAATGAGGACGTGGTCATCTCCAAACCTTTTGGCAACGGCAGGATGACCTGCAGAGAGATTCGCCGCAACTCAGCCGGCTGCCTCAAGTTCCGGGAAGAGTGTCAGAAATGCAAAGAGATCCAACATATTG ACTGCTCTGGGAAGAGGCCTCTGGAGGGTCCGCTGAAGgccgagctggaggaggcttTGGCCATGGCCGAGCGTTTCACCCAGCAGTACGACAGCCTCCTGAAGAGCTTCCAGGAGCAGATGTTCAACACCTCGTCTATCCTGGACCTGCTCAACAGACAGTTCGGCTGGGTGTCCTCTCTGGCAAACGAGACCAACACCAAGGACATCTTCCGGGTTCAGACG GTGATCTGCAGGGACACTGACAAGAAgccaggtgaggaggaggaggagaaggaggaggaggaggcgaagCAGCCTGGAGAGACAAATGTAACTGTGCAGCTCTTCGACTCTCCACCCATGAACTTCACCGTGCCGGGCGACATCCCCTGGACCGACCCCAAGTTCTCTGAGGTGGTGGCCCAGGAGGCTCTGGACCGCTACAAGGAAACCAGCGT TGTGGTCAAATAA